The following proteins come from a genomic window of Ictalurus furcatus strain D&B chromosome 12, Billie_1.0, whole genome shotgun sequence:
- the ptp4a3a gene encoding protein tyrosine phosphatase type IVA 3, translating to MARMNRPAPVEVCYKNMRFLITHNPTNSTLNSFKEDLKKYGATTVVRVCEVTYDKTPLEKDGITVVDWPFDDGAPPPSKVVEDWLSLLRRRFMEEPGCCVAVHCVAGLGRAPVLVALALIECGMKYEDAIQFIRQKRRGAINSKQLTYLEKYRPKQRLRYKHPHIFKNKCCLM from the exons ATGGCGCGGATGAACAGACCAGCGCCGGTGGAGGTGTGCTACAAGAACATGAGATTTCTCATCACGCACAATCCCACCAACTCCACGCTCAACAGCTTTAAAGAG GACCTGAAGAAGTATGGTGCTACAACagtggtgcgtgtgtgtgaggtgacCTACGACAAAACGCCCCTGGAGAAGGACGGCATCACCGTGGTG GATTGGCCGTTTGATGATGGAGCTCCTCCTCCCTCCAAGGTGGTGGAGGACTGGCTGAGCCTCCTCAGGAGACGCTTCATGGAGGAACCGGGCTGCTGCGTGGCTGTGCACTGTGTCGCGGGCCTCGGCAG GGCTCCGGTGCTGGTAGCTTTGGCTCTCATTGAGTGTGGGATGAAGTATGAAGATGCGATCCAGTTCATCAGACA GAAGCGGCGTGGCGCGATAAACAGCAAACAGCTGACCTATCTGGAGAAGTACAGACCCAAACAGAGACTGCGCTATAAACACCCACACATCTTCAAGAACAAGTGCTGCCTCATGTGA